The genomic interval cagttttaactttttaaaaggtGAACTTTTGTGATTTACACACAATACATAGCATTGTTTAAAAAAGGTTATAATTTTGAATATGTTTAATGTATTGTCAATAAGTAATAGTAATGCATGGACAAGATATGCAGTGTTTAAGATGAGACATTACAACACAGTGCTACATAGTTCAGACAGCATTCGGACTCTCAGTAGCAgatatatgcgtgtgtgtgcttgtgtgtctatgtgtgtctgTTCTGCCAGGGTGCTTCGTCAATCAAAGCCAAAGAGCTCAGACTCAAACTGATGAGTGGCTAGggttctccctctctctccctctttcctcgACCCTGTTGAGTTACTTGACATTGCGTCCTCCCACCCTTGTAGAGAATTTGACAGTGGCTCTTCAACTGGCTGTCAGGTGTGTTATATCCAAGGGAGAGAGGAAGCAATGATTTATCTTATTAGTGCTGATAcagggtctctctctctctcctctggacATGAAGCACTAACCCCTCACTGCGttgttgttatgttgttgttgttgttgttcggTTACCATGGCGCTGGGCGGTGTCCAGGTCAGAGCCGAGGATTCGCCTTCGTCGAGTTTAATGTCATACAGGAGGCCACGCGCTGGATGGAGACCAACCAGGTCACTCTCccctacacagacacacatacacatatatacatgcatACAATGGGACATTTGGGTTAATATCAGAGCAAATGTACAGTCACATCATGCCTTGTCATATGGACATGATGCATTCTAGTATGGTATAGACATGCAGAggaggatatttttttttgtccctgaGGTGGGTAGGTAAGTCTTTATagtcttttattattattattatattattttttttctacttacACAGAATTTCAAAAACGGGCAAATTATTTTTACACCATGCTgacatctgtctgtctggggCCCAATGGCATAGTTTTCATAACTGGACCCTCCCAGTCACAATTGCTCATCATTTGTCCAATACAAGCTCCTCTTCCTGCAGTGACATGTTCTCACTCAAGTTTACAGTACCACCTCTGGGATAGTATGACAGTTTGAATATATTTCCTCACATGGTCTATTGTATGTTGAATCGGAACCACTGTAGCACTTCCATTTTCTTGTTTTGGAACCTGTCATATCTGGGTGATCTAACATTATTACATCTTTAGGATGGAGCTATTGTCTATTTTGGGGTTGAAGGTGGTGACAGTGGGATGGGATGTGTGGAAAACTGTGAAAAGGTTTCCCCTTAAGGGGGGAGGGATGACACAATTGAACAAAATACATTGCGTCCTTAAAAATGGATACCCACACACCACACGCCATCTCAGTCCGTCCCAGTTTCCTAAAGCTGAAGGTTGCAATTCTCTGGtgtcctctttctttcagcCTCAGCTctactctctttctctgtcccctctccctctctctcactctcgtCCCTTTCAATCTCTCTCATCTCTTGTGAGATGAGGCCTTTCTCTGGCATGTGTGGCCTAATTATTGCTGATAATCATTCTTtgttccccctccctctctttctttttctttcagggCGTGCTGTTGATTCTGGGACAAAGAGTGTCGATGCACTACAGTGACCCAAAACCCCGTGCCAATGAGGACTGGCTCTGCAacaaggttgtgtgtgtgtgttggtgtgtgtgtgttggtgtgttggCATTGTTTGCCATACATAAATTGTATGTTTGTATCACCTGCATGTCTGTCAGTCACTGTAGTGGCTCAGTCATTTAAGAAGTTTTTTAACAGCAGGTCATTTACCATTTCAacagtgtggtgtgcaaaactTTAAAAGAAGAGAGAAGTGCTTCAAATGCAGTGTGCCTAAATCAGGTAAACTTTAAGCCCCTACAGTAAATATCACAACTATTCTTccttttataataacacaagcTCTTGCTCATCATATAATGATAAATGGCATGTTGTCTTCCCCCAGAGGCTGAGCTGAAGCTGCCCCAGTTGCAGAGGGATTTGCCTGTTGGTCTCCAGAAGGAGCGAGCCCAAGGCTTGTTGCCCTTGCCAGCACCCTACCACTCTTCTGGTCCTACTGTGAACCCAGGACAGGCTGCCCCTCAGGCAGATGTTGCCAATGACAGTAAGTCCATTAACTGAAATTTTTCCTACCATGGCAAGCTGATTCGCATTTCCGTTACCACTTAACCCTGCCAAGTTGAACCAAGCCACACCAGTGCAGGGCCAAATTGCTCTGTCTCAAGCAGTCTCTGGTGGCTTCTCACTACTGGGGCCATGCCGAAATTACCCCCCGTCTCCCTCTCAACAGACATGTGTTACAAAACTCAAATCTTGTCTGTACAGGATtgcaaagacaaagacatttttaaaactctctttgttttcagtaCTCTTCGTACTCTTTAAGCTTCTAACTATTCGGGTTCCTCTTCATTTTACGCTTTCATCGTATATGCTTTCAGCTGTTTGAGGAGTCATGTTAAGTTACTGCTggttaaaatacaacatttcaTAACTtggctgcttcataataaaatcttgtaaacaacaaaacaaaggtaATATTTTGTGAAGAATTTATGGGAAACAAAATGCATTTACTCCAAATTATTATACGTGTGTTTTGCAGCTGCGATTTCTCAATGATACTATAAGGACAAAGAGCATTTACTGCTGCTCCTTTGGCCACTTCTCAAGTCAAGTGCATCATCAGTTAAAGAAACACCTTCAAGCCAGGGAAGCCCTGTTGTAATGACATTGCACATCCCTGCCTGCTTTTACAACACTGTATGATACCTGGTACTTGCATTGTTTAAGCTTATCTTCTCCTATTTTCTCCTACAACAGCTCTGATACTAAGAAATCTTGGTCCGCATACTTCATTGGAGGCCATCTTATCAGCTTTGGCTCCATTTGCTACTCTCTCCCCTTCCAATGTTCGCCTAATCAAGGACAAGCACACACATCTCAACAGGGGATTTGCCTTTCTACAGCTCTCTACCATAGTGGTGAGAAACACAAGGAGActgacacacaccagcacagaTGCTATACCAATGTATTTATGAATTGTCAGTCGCTTAGACACTAACTCGCACGTCTCTGTATGTTTTATCAACAGGAGGCATCTCAACTGCTCCAGATCTTACAGGCTCTCCAGCCAGCTCTCTCTATAGATGGGAAGACTATAGTGGTTGAGTTTGCCAAAGGCTCCAAACGGTAAACACTTACACACCCAAACTTGGCTGCTAAGAAAACCCAAGAGCATTGCATGTTATTGCTATGGCACTAAGAATAATATTGTGGTTTCAAATCGGCTATTGCCACGTCACTTTAAACTGAAATAGGTCCTGTGAATAACGTGGATCAGAAGTAGCTTAAGAGAGGATTACATCAAATAAATTAGCCTTAAAAaaactgactgttgtttttTAGCATCACATGAAAAGCTGTTTGAAATGTAGGTCAACAAAACCCACTGAAAtcctctctttgcctcttttcCATGCCAGAGATGTATTCCTGACAGATGGCAACAGAGTGAGTGCTGCTACTGTGGCCAGCACTGCTATCGCTGCCGCACAGTGGGCTGTCACACAGGTAACCCGTCTGAATGACAAACATGATGTTGCGACTTGTCTTTAATTGTATGCATTAGGGTTGCCAAGATTCCCCAAATCCAAGAttgtaattttgtgtttttgtgtcatttcctaaaatctttttttccaaGACTGCTCAGAATGGATCAGGAGGCCAGAGTATAGATACGGCAGTGTatcagcagggggcagcagtaACATACAGTCAAGAAGGAAATGAATACTCTGGGCTTGACGGAACAACTTTTAAGGCCCATGTAGATGCCAGGGTTGCTGCTTTGCCAAATGCAGGAGCAGCCCTGATGGGGACATACACAGGAGGAGCAGCCTCAGGTTGGTATTTATAGAGCATATCACCTGTATGACCATATATTTAACTTGAACTGCAACTGAACTTAAGCCATCTGCTTGTGTTTGCATGCCGATTTGCAGCTGCCATTTCATCTGAGGCAGTAACATCTGGATCAGCAGTTGTGCAGCAACCACTCATTCATACACAGCCTGCTCTCATCACCACAGCTCCCACCACACCAGCAACGCAGGTATAATATTTCTgttgtctcttcttctgtctcttgtATTCTTGCATTATTCCATGCCATTGCTTTCTTGTTTTTAAGAGCTCTGTCCCTCGACAGGTTGAGATAGTGGGAAAACCACAGCCAGCTACTACCAACCAACCTGCTACCCCAGGCACTGAACACGAGCTCCAGCAATATCGTAAGGCTGCATGTGTCAAGTGTTGCCTACAAGATGAGAATTTGTTTCAGGTATTCAACCCCAAATCTATGTATTTGACCCTAAAGTGAGTGTCCTGTTGCTTTGACTGCAGCTGTGCCAGATGTGTCTACATACAGTTATGATGAAAGCTCTGGCTACTATTACGACCCCCTCACAGGACTCTACTATGACCCTAACTCCCAGGTAAAGCGTGATGAATGTACTGCACTTAAAATGTTAAGCCAGCACTTTTTGTAAGACATTTCTCTGTCCTCTTACTCAGCATTTCAGTCTAATTTTCTGTGCCGTTCTTCTTTGCAGTACTACTACAACCCTCACACTCAGCAGTACATGTACTGGGATGGAGAGAAGCAAACCTACATTCCTGCTGCTACTGACCAGCCGAACACAGAGGGTGCTCCCATGAGTGCAGCCCCTTCAGACTCGCTGTTTGCTTCCCCTGGCAGCaaggagaaaaaagacaaacccaaaaataaaacagctcaaCAGGTACTCCACATACTGGATACAAGTACAAGTGCTGACAAATGTGCAAAGTTAAGTTTCAGTATGTACATTTCAACACCTCAGTTATTTGAAAATGTAGACTTCATCAAGGTAGTATTTATTGAAGGGCTACTGAGATGGATTACATTATATTGTGCAGGTAttgattttacacatttacacagtaCAACATTGTAAATCTTCCTCTGTTCAGTCCATTTAACCAACTTACTTGTATCTCTTGGGGTTTATATTAATAGATTGCCAAAGATATGGAGCGCTGGGCTAAGAGTCTCAATAGACAAAAGGAGAACATGCGTTCagtctcctcctcccctgctgtCGGCTCTACAGCGCTACCGCCAGGATACACTAGGGCACCTGGCCACAGTCGCCTAGATGACCGCAGAGAGTCTGCTAGTGCTGATGCAGGTTACGCTGTTTTGGAGAAAAAGGTAGCTGCTTCTGACACAGACATCCATGTTTTAGCTGTTACCACCTGGGGCAGTAGAGTATTATAGTGAATCATCCTGCCCCAGTGCAAGTAATGTCTGCATAGGATAAAGTAGTCCTGGTCATCCCTCTGATCTTGTTTTTTTCGACCTGTAGGGGGCACTGTCTGAGCGGCCTCAGATGTTTCTGGACCAGATACGACAAAGTACAGAGGTATGAACCTGGTTACCGAGATCTAGTTGTTATCTATCCTGtgtttgtctgattttttttgcagatgatgttaATCTGTGTATGTGTTCCTCCGTCTGTGATCTCTCATTTTATCTCTATAGCGTTCACCACCTCAGCAGCAGGGTCTGGTCCCAGCCTACAGTGGAGAAACTGacagtgaagaagaaggaggcGAGAAAGATGAGAGGGAAGGGAGAATGACAGACTGGGTTAAACTGGCTTGTCTGCTGTGTAGAAGGCAGTTCCCCAGCAAGGAGGCCCTCATCAGGCACCAGCAGCTCTCTGAGCTACATAAGGTAGTTACACAAACAGTACACATGATTTTTTACATTGTTACAAATATTGCAAAAGTGATTAACAGTGAAGTGCAGTTTTAGTGTATTTGTCGTGTCATACATTCTTCACTATGTTATCTAAAATGTGTCTAATGACATTTCTTGTAATCACATGTTAACTTGCACCTCTTTACCTTTCTGCCCTCAGCAAAACTTGGAGCAGAGAAGAGTCCAGCAGGAAGCTGCAGGCAAAGAGGTTGGTCAGAGTCTGACTGCTGGAGTTAGACAACATTACATAGACTAATCGTGTTTGTCACAAAGGATGTGCTGTAACAGTCCAAAGAAGTCACAGTTCAGTACATGCCTCAGATTTGGGGTCATGGTTTAGTAAGacaaaaaatctaaatacaTATAGctggatttatttaattttatttcacaGTATTGTAATCTAAAGTTGTTTTATCAAGTGTCCACCATGTTCCACTTTACGGGGGCatagaaatacataaaaataagaCATTAGAATATTTTTATAATGGCAttttaaagacaacaaaagCAAGCAAATAAATGgttacaaattaaaaaacaggttATGTATGTCACTTATTACTTACAGGCATAAAACATGTACTGTAGCATCTCCATTTGTTACTGATTGAGTTTAGTTAAATTTGATTCTTTGCAGAGACTTACTGATGGACCCGAAACTCCTGATCCAAAGAGGAGGAAGTTTAACCCCATGTAAGTAGCAGTGAAGTAAAAACAAGACTCCATGTCGATTTACAGTTGATATGTGGTGAAAGTGGCCTGCAAATGGACAAAATACTGGATAAACCATGCATTGTTTCCCTGTTACTTTTTAAGTCAGGGTGTTCTATTTTAACTACAGCTATGTGTAGTAATGTTTGTAATTGGTCTGTACTGATGTGTAAGCCTTGATGTTTACTCCATACAACACTAAATTATGCCAATACAAGCATTTGCCAGAAATGGTGGATGTGACTTTGTTTACTTGCAGCTTCTTTTTGTGTGCttaacattattttattctCTGTTGACTCTTTAGTGATGGGATCACAGGCAGTAGTCTTGGTGCCAGGATGCTACAGGGAGGCGTGAAAAAGGGGCTTCTACTGCGCAACATGCAAGTGGAGTGAGCAATCACCCTAAAGCCTCAACTTCCTGAACCAAACAGGACGATGACAGCCTAGCACACAACACTTCACCCTTAACATTATATAGATATCTATAGATAAACCTCTTAATGTTGGTTTGACTTCACTTGAATTACCTCAACAGTGGTAATACACTCATGAACTGATCCTGTAGCAGTGGATGTCAGGATATTGCACAGAATGcacttttttgctttcttcctGAATGATGCAGTTTTAGTTCTCACTTGCTTCAGAGCTTGTATGTGATAAACAAGCTTTATGTGGTTGGGAAATATTTGCTGATGGAAAATGAAAGATCGGTATAGATCTTTATGGCAGCAAATGGGATTTTCTAATATTACTATGCaccatagattttttttttttaatttaatgctATCTGCCTCGTCATTCAGTGAATGACTGATCTGGGCATGAactgtgtgtacattttagAAAAGACTTGCCTCATGAACAGGACAATGTCACGCTTACAGTGTGTAGATGAAGAGTGTCTGAGTTTGTCATATTGCAAGTATGAATTCACAATGTAATAGTTATGCCTGGagaatgttttttatttctgtatttgttcAATAATGTGACTGTGTTCCATCAAGCTTATGTAAATTAACAAGGAATAacacattttcatcattattgccGATTGGTGTCTTCTATGTGCAAGCCAGGAAACTGTAGctaatattttgacatttttcgtAGAGATGTCCAAAGGTGTGTTTTTGCAACCGTGGTTCGAAAAGAGGAATGCACTCTCAGCTCTTGTTATGAAGTCGCCAATGCAACATCTTGACCTACAGAAATCAAATGAGACTCCGAACCAAGAcgtttgtttacatctgctcCCAACACTCTCGTGCTCATGTTGTGACTGTAgggtttccatggcaacagcgACAAACGCGGATTTTGCTCAGCTAGCCGGGatggttagctaacattagatCTGTCAGAGTTACACTATTTTATACCTAGCATTTCATTATCTGTGTAACGTAAATGGTCGTAATGTAAACTTACAAATTGAACTTAACAACGTTTAACAGGATAGCTAGCGACTGTATATTGCAGCAGTCACACACAAAGTAGCTACGAGCTAACTCAGCTAAAGTAGCAGCTAGTTTTTTCATTATAATCTACTTAAACCCAGTGCAGTTGGACTAACCataactagctaacgttaatagTCACCCATCTACTGGTTTGCCGCTATTTTTTGTGAAAACAAGTCAAACTGACCAGGATGTCTGAGATTGATGAAGATGCAGTCTTGTCGGATGTAGAGGGAGAGGAAGTAACGCGTCGAGACGGAGTTGAAGAGGGCGATAAGGTATAGTCACCTGAAGAACAACCTCCGATTTATAGCACGACTCACGCCATTAAGTATGATTGACCCACTTAACAATAGTTAAATGCTGTACAAGTTGGACTCCAGTATTGTGGTGTTACGGCTTTTAAACAGGTGGAGTAAACAAAGTCACTCCATTCAACCTCTGCCATTCTATTATGAATCCTAGCTGTCATCTATTACCTACCCCAATCATATTATGGTTACATAGTAATCATGTAATCAATGGTTAAGTTCACCTATAAATAAACATTCCGTATACATCTGCACACCCACATACCGATGGAAAAATTTCGTCGtccacacaaaacatttctggagctttacagcaaaacagtccTGCAGCATTCTCCGAAAAAACGTCTCTCTGCAGCTTGTCCAGCTAAATTGATTAGAGAGAatgtattcatgtgtgtgtaaagtgtgtaAATCACGTcttttcatattaaaaaaaaaaaaaaagatctaaaaCCTTTGGGAGACTTGGTTTACACTGAACgggctgtatggagccattttctctgttttgtttttgttttttttatcattgctTAGATTACTTTTTGAAAAGGTAGGTGAAGCTTTGTaggccacaaaacatttctggaaatttacagcaaaacagtgctgcagcattttACTAAACAATGGgggtagatggggacttgttatataataaaacaaatcccTAACTAATTAAGTTGTTATGCTGTGAAACTCAGGAAAAGTTTTGTAGATTATGAAATTTGACCCAACTTTCAGCCGGCATGGAGATGAGTAGATGATGACaatgttcatttttgggtgacTGTATCCTTTAATTTGCCCTTAATTGCCTCCCCTACCTCTTTTCAAAAAAGACTCTGAGGCCTCCAGTTTATCCACATGTCAGATGTCATGAAATGCGTTAGTTTGTGAATATGTACCATTTAACCCACAACATTAAATGAAGAGATGGGGTATCTAGAAGGGTATCTATTCCTAAAACTTTAGTGTGGAGATGTCAGTCTACTATTGACATCTCAGTACCAGAGATTATTTGCCCCCTTAACACTGCTCTGAGTCTGTATTGCTCCCACAAAGCATTGAGGTTGTAGATGTTTAAGTTTAGAGATCACTAGTAATTCACTGGAAGTACTTCCTGGAAGGGTTCATTTATGGTTTAAACATTCCATGGGCAGTTTTGAAGGTCTTTGTGT from Sparus aurata chromosome 7, fSpaAur1.1, whole genome shotgun sequence carries:
- the rbm10 gene encoding RNA-binding protein 10, coding for MDYERRGGRGDRTGRYGSIHNDHNFRDMDYRAYGQEDEEEETDRSYGHDDQMLGVRDLQDCLGFHQRGDGRGDIGCEGKGLLWPPSTQSQPELAHPMLQREGEGSRQEFEQLRTGQQERGRGRGGRGFPDNSTPHSGSRDGHWGRGGAHSEQMEYNMARQREEERFSRGALKRRAFPVGAEEHSCATAGSDLSLEELDQRDQDYRADLDHNQRPSNIIMLRMLPPNATANEIRAQLQEQGIQPREVRLMRNKSSGQSRGFAFVEFNVIQEATRWMETNQGVLLILGQRVSMHYSDPKPRANEDWLCNKCGVQNFKRREKCFKCSVPKSEAELKLPQLQRDLPVGLQKERAQGLLPLPAPYHSSGPTVNPGQAAPQADVANDTLILRNLGPHTSLEAILSALAPFATLSPSNVRLIKDKHTHLNRGFAFLQLSTIVEASQLLQILQALQPALSIDGKTIVVEFAKGSKRDVFLTDGNRVSAATVASTAIAAAQWAVTQTAQNGSGGQSIDTAVYQQGAAVTYSQEGNEYSGLDGTTFKAHVDARVAALPNAGAALMGTYTGGAASAAISSEAVTSGSAVVQQPLIHTQPALITTAPTTPATQVEIVGKPQPATTNQPATPGTEHELQQYPVPDVSTYSYDESSGYYYDPLTGLYYDPNSQYYYNPHTQQYMYWDGEKQTYIPAATDQPNTEGAPMSAAPSDSLFASPGSKEKKDKPKNKTAQQIAKDMERWAKSLNRQKENMRSVSSSPAVGSTALPPGYTRAPGHSRLDDRRESASADAGYAVLEKKGALSERPQMFLDQIRQSTERSPPQQQGLVPAYSGETDSEEEGGEKDEREGRMTDWVKLACLLCRRQFPSKEALIRHQQLSELHKQNLEQRRVQQEAAGKERLTDGPETPDPKRRKFNPIDGITGSSLGARMLQGGVKKGLLLRNMQVE